One Syntrophales bacterium DNA segment encodes these proteins:
- a CDS encoding GNAT family N-acetyltransferase, with translation MILSDMENRERVREATPDDFIGWLDLAREVEPLFGPMVDDAAFREGLKRAIEEKRAFCVSETDKDGRCVFRGGVVISKEANEILWLAVSRTTRGHGIGAALLSEAIGRLDRSRPIAVTTFDETIPGGVPARRLYLQFGFADSAAAGLNPAGIPTVTMTLGEKGLPERGG, from the coding sequence GTGATCCTGTCAGACATGGAAAACCGGGAAAGAGTGCGCGAAGCGACGCCGGACGACTTCATCGGCTGGCTCGATCTGGCCAGGGAGGTCGAGCCGCTGTTCGGCCCCATGGTGGACGATGCGGCCTTCCGCGAAGGCTTGAAGCGGGCGATTGAGGAGAAGCGGGCATTCTGCGTCTCGGAGACGGACAAGGACGGCCGGTGTGTATTTCGTGGAGGTGTTGTCATTTCGAAAGAGGCGAACGAGATCCTCTGGCTTGCCGTTTCCCGAACGACCCGCGGACACGGGATCGGGGCGGCCCTGCTGTCCGAGGCGATCGGACGCCTGGATCGGAGCCGGCCGATTGCGGTGACCACGTTCGATGAAACGATCCCGGGGGGTGTTCCCGCCAGGAGGCTGTACCTGCAGTTTGGGTTCGCGGATTCCGCCGCGGCGGGCCTGAATCCCGCAGGAATCCCCACGGTCACGATGACCCTGGGGGAAAAGGGGTTGCCGGAAAGGGGAGGCTGA
- a CDS encoding ion channel codes for MYQILLRFWRRGRTLAALNMKVKAAAFFVLLLWYTSSGFLYFELPGKPDLNWLDALWWSLVTMATVGYGDVFPLTPGGRYLVGVPAMVFGIGFLGYLISEIAGTIIETRSRRLKGMIDITAKNHVLIVNYNQIDKVLKLVRELKADPLTRDRDICLVDDTLEELPAELHARSVLFLRGDPTRQEILRRANVAGASHVIVLSKDPADVHSDDRNLAVTLVIENLNPRIFSVVEAVSAEKIEQLRLAGADSVVCAAELAAGLIIQELQDPGIHDVIKDLVSDLGGHQIYFVPIRKMERWEYGELVKWGLANGHTVIGVVREGRPMLNCPAAESVRDTDRAIVISGTRADGVVV; via the coding sequence GTGTATCAGATCCTCCTGCGATTCTGGAGAAGAGGCCGGACCCTGGCTGCGCTGAACATGAAGGTCAAGGCCGCCGCTTTCTTCGTCCTGCTCCTCTGGTACACCTCCTCGGGGTTCCTGTACTTCGAGCTTCCGGGAAAACCCGATCTGAACTGGCTGGACGCCCTCTGGTGGTCCCTGGTGACCATGGCCACCGTCGGCTACGGGGACGTATTCCCCTTGACGCCGGGAGGGCGATATCTCGTCGGCGTGCCGGCGATGGTCTTCGGCATCGGTTTCCTGGGATACCTGATCTCCGAGATCGCCGGGACCATCATTGAAACCCGTTCCAGGAGGCTGAAAGGGATGATCGACATCACTGCGAAAAACCATGTCCTGATCGTCAATTACAACCAGATCGACAAGGTGCTGAAACTCGTCCGGGAGCTGAAGGCGGACCCGCTGACGCGGGACCGGGACATCTGCCTCGTCGACGACACCCTGGAGGAGCTTCCGGCGGAGCTTCACGCCCGGAGCGTCCTGTTCCTCCGGGGCGATCCGACCCGGCAGGAGATCCTGCGGCGGGCGAATGTCGCCGGGGCAAGCCACGTGATCGTCCTGTCGAAGGACCCCGCGGACGTCCATTCCGACGACCGGAACCTGGCCGTCACCCTCGTCATCGAGAACCTGAATCCCCGGATTTTTTCCGTGGTGGAGGCGGTCAGCGCGGAGAAGATCGAGCAGCTGCGCCTGGCCGGAGCCGACAGCGTCGTCTGTGCCGCCGAGCTGGCCGCGGGCCTGATCATCCAGGAGCTTCAGGATCCCGGCATCCACGACGTCATCAAGGACCTGGTCAGCGACCTCGGGGGACACCAGATCTACTTCGTGCCCATCCGGAAAATGGAGCGCTGGGAGTACGGGGAGCTCGTCAAGTGGGGCCTTGCCAACGGCCACACGGTCATCGGGGTCGTCCGCGAGGGGCGTCCGATGCTCAACTGCCCGGCGGCGGAGTCCGTCCGGGACACCGACCGGGCCATTGTCATCAGCGGCACCCGGGCGGACGGGGTCGTCGTGTAA
- a CDS encoding PEGA domain-containing protein, whose amino-acid sequence MKIPMRLAVMAASAVLLAGGCSSPVLKQDIPVSTNPMGAKIYADGQLVGETPASVALDRNRSHILTLVKENYRQEDVVVERRYQRDKSYLKAIESGIDSGLFFGNAGMGIGAGMMSLSEQEETGEAYVLAPPAVAMTLTPLGGAGRSHSFPSGSTAGAAMERQPAGSRKAPGMDDGKFAREVFRSGAGAALTHTKPVEKRVETSSSSRTYVKPDGTRVTEKSSTSVGVGIDPAGLVDVIDTLFK is encoded by the coding sequence ATGAAAATTCCAATGCGACTGGCTGTCATGGCAGCCTCGGCCGTCCTGCTGGCAGGCGGATGCAGCAGCCCGGTCCTGAAGCAGGACATTCCTGTATCCACCAACCCGATGGGCGCGAAAATTTACGCCGACGGGCAGCTCGTGGGGGAGACGCCCGCCAGCGTCGCGCTGGACCGGAACCGCAGCCACATCCTGACCCTGGTCAAGGAGAATTACCGCCAGGAGGACGTGGTGGTCGAGAGGCGGTACCAGAGAGACAAGTCCTACCTGAAGGCGATTGAATCGGGCATCGATTCTGGCCTCTTTTTCGGGAATGCCGGCATGGGGATTGGTGCCGGCATGATGTCGCTCTCCGAGCAGGAGGAGACGGGAGAGGCTTATGTCCTGGCACCGCCGGCGGTCGCGATGACCCTGACGCCCTTGGGGGGTGCCGGAAGGAGCCATTCCTTCCCGTCCGGCTCGACCGCCGGTGCCGCAATGGAGCGACAGCCGGCAGGTTCCCGCAAAGCCCCGGGGATGGATGACGGGAAATTTGCCCGCGAGGTCTTCCGGTCGGGAGCCGGCGCGGCGCTGACCCACACGAAGCCCGTCGAAAAGAGAGTGGAGACCTCTTCTTCGTCCAGGACTTACGTTAAGCCGGACGGGACGAGGGTCACGGAAAAATCGAGCACTTCGGTCGGCGTCGGCATCGATCCCGCGGGGCTGGTCGACGTCATCGACACGCTGTTCAAGTAG
- a CDS encoding M48 family metalloprotease, producing the protein MKRNLTLLVVLLVVLTVACAPTNSSRYREGSNVGQETSLTVEDERRLTQEALPKMVKDYPPAKNDELQRYVSGLGAKIVRANNLEGNPYHYTFTVVDVVDVNAFAMPAGTIFVTAPLIAMASSEAELAGVISHEVGHVVARHSAERMFAMEKAQKKTWLYATGGAVVGAAAGLGLGVLICEKGDTACLAKAAAVGGVVGAGGGMLAQKYTFLVNSREDEMEADRLGFRYSVAAGYDKDQVGKFYEKLLVMEKKSKQGEGAVSKSLSDALSTHPPSEERVRQMNELAAKSPDRNAVTNTPAFNRAKQIAAGMKKK; encoded by the coding sequence ATGAAAAGGAACCTCACCCTGCTGGTCGTGCTGCTGGTCGTTCTGACCGTCGCCTGTGCCCCCACGAACAGCTCGCGCTACCGCGAGGGAAGCAACGTGGGGCAGGAAACCAGCCTGACTGTGGAAGACGAGCGGCGGCTGACGCAGGAAGCCCTGCCCAAGATGGTCAAAGACTATCCGCCGGCGAAAAACGACGAGCTCCAGCGGTATGTGTCCGGCCTGGGCGCGAAGATCGTCCGGGCGAACAACCTGGAGGGCAATCCCTACCACTATACCTTCACCGTCGTCGACGTCGTCGACGTCAATGCCTTCGCGATGCCGGCGGGAACAATCTTCGTGACGGCGCCCCTGATCGCCATGGCGTCCAGCGAGGCGGAACTGGCCGGGGTCATCTCCCACGAGGTCGGCCATGTCGTTGCCAGGCACTCGGCGGAGCGGATGTTCGCAATGGAGAAGGCCCAGAAGAAAACGTGGCTGTATGCGACGGGTGGGGCCGTGGTGGGCGCAGCGGCCGGCCTCGGCCTGGGTGTCCTGATCTGCGAAAAAGGCGACACGGCCTGCCTCGCCAAGGCAGCTGCAGTGGGCGGGGTGGTCGGCGCCGGGGGCGGCATGCTGGCGCAGAAATACACCTTCCTGGTGAACTCCCGGGAAGACGAGATGGAGGCGGACCGCCTCGGGTTCCGGTACTCCGTCGCCGCCGGGTATGACAAGGATCAGGTCGGGAAATTCTACGAAAAGCTCCTCGTCATGGAAAAAAAGTCCAAGCAGGGGGAGGGAGCCGTCTCCAAAAGCCTCTCCGACGCGTTGAGCACGCACCCCCCCAGCGAGGAAAGGGTGCGGCAGATGAACGAGCTGGCCGCGAAGAGCCCCGACCGGAACGCCGTCACGAATACCCCCGCGTTCAACAGGGCGAAGCAGATCGCGGCGGGAATGAAGAAGAAATAG
- a CDS encoding thermonuclease family protein produces MRNHLYNLFVAIVIVLFGASLFFTVQVTAFKKGLGSGAAAQGLRSGQTGVVTNIIDGDEVTVRTGEESVRVRLLGIYSYDTTADDPVVRPAARQAFLHLDRALRNRDVEIVFDELKYDSRKRLLAYLHRDSADVGMEMIARGLSLAYTKYPFSRMSPYLLAQEKAMQDKEGLWADRQLALRSGQLKSLWDAERTKGD; encoded by the coding sequence ATGAGAAACCACCTTTACAACCTCTTCGTCGCGATCGTCATCGTCCTCTTCGGAGCCTCTCTTTTCTTCACGGTCCAGGTGACCGCCTTCAAGAAAGGCCTGGGATCCGGCGCAGCCGCTCAAGGCCTGCGGAGCGGCCAGACCGGGGTTGTCACGAACATCATCGACGGCGACGAGGTGACCGTCCGGACGGGGGAAGAGTCCGTGAGGGTCCGGCTTCTCGGGATTTACTCCTACGACACGACCGCCGACGATCCCGTAGTCAGGCCTGCGGCCCGGCAGGCCTTTCTCCACCTGGACCGGGCCCTGCGCAACCGGGATGTCGAGATCGTCTTCGACGAGCTGAAGTATGACTCCCGGAAGCGGCTTCTCGCCTATCTGCACAGGGACAGTGCCGATGTCGGAATGGAGATGATCGCCCGCGGGCTGTCCCTGGCCTACACGAAATATCCCTTCTCCAGGATGAGCCCCTATCTGCTGGCACAGGAAAAGGCCATGCAGGACAAGGAGGGGCTCTGGGCGGACCGGCAGCTCGCCCTTCGTTCCGGCCAGTTGAAGAGCCTCTGGGACGCGGAACGGACGAAAGGAGACTGA